The DNA segment CCACCCCGCGCGCCTTCGAGATCGAGCACTCGGGCGCGGTCATCGAACAGGTGGTACGCCCGACCGGACTGGTCGATCCCGAGGTCGAGGTGCGTCCGGCGCTCAGTCAGGTCGACGATCTGCTGTCCGAGATCGGCCCGCGCGTGGCCGCCGACGAGCGGGTGCTGGTGACGACCCTGACCAAGCGCATGGCCGAGGATCTGACCGAATATCTCGACGAACATGGCGTCAAGGTGCGCTATCTGCATTCGGACATCGATACCGTCGAGCGGGTCGAGATCATCCGCGATCTGCGGCTCGGCGCCTTCGACGTGCTGGTCGGCATCAATCTGCTGCGCGAGGGGCTGGACATGCCCGAGGTGTCGCTGGTGGCGATCCTGGATGCCGACAAGGAGGGCTTTCTGCGCTCGACCGATTCGCTGATCCAGACCATAGGCCGCGCCGCGCGCAACGCCAACGGCAAGGCGATCCTCTATGCCGACCGCATCACCGGCTCGATGCAGCGCGCGATCGAGGAGAGCGAGCGACGCCGCGCCAAGCAGATCGCGGCCAACGCGGCTCAGGGCATCACGCCCCAGACCATCCGCAAGGCGGTCGCCGATATCCTGGAGGCCCATACGCCCGGCGCGCCGATGAAGGCCCGCGACTATGCCAAGGTCGCCGAGCAGGTGGCCGAGTACGGACGCCTGACGCCCCAGCAAATGGCCAAGCGCCTCAAGACGCTGGAAAAGCAGATGTACCAGCACGCCAAGAATCTGGAGTTCGAGGAAGCTGCCGCCATCCGCGACCAGATTCGCGAGTTACAGACGCGAGGGCTGGCGGCATGAAACCTGGACTCGCTTTGGCCGCACTGGTGATGCTGTGGTGTGGTGTCGCTCTGGCCGACTCGGCGCCGGTACTCAACTATCGGGTGGTGGCCAGCTATCCGCACGACCCGAGCGCCTTCACCCAAGGCTTGATCTTCATCGACGGCCGGCTCTACGAGAGCACCGGCAACTATGGTCATTCATCGTTGCGCCGGGTCGATCTGGAAACCGGGCGCGTCGAGCAGGAAATTCGGCTCGCCCCCAATCTGTTCGGCGAAGGCCTCATATATTGGCGCGGACGCCTGGTGCAACTGACCTGGCGCGAGCGGCTCGGGATCATCTACAACGCCAAGACCTTCGAGCGACGGGAGACCTTTCAGTACCCCGGCGAGGGCTGGGGTCTGACCCACGATGATCGTCACTGGATCATGAGCGACGGCACGGACGAGCTGCGCTTTCTCGATCCCGAGACCCGGAACGTCGTGCGACGGCTGAAGGTCCGCGCCGGTAAGCGCCCGGTGCACAGGCTCAACGAACTGGAATACATCGACGGTTCGATCTGGGCCAACGTCTGGCGAAGTGATCATCTACTGCGAATCGCGCCCGACAGCGGCCAGGTGACGGCCGTGCTCGACCTGACGACGCTCTATCCAGCCGGCGAGCGCGAAAGTCCTGAAGCGGTGTTGAACGGCATCGCCCACGACGCTGCGACCGGCCGCCTGTTCGTCACCGGCAAATACTGGCCACGGCTCTACACGATCGTCATCGAAATCGCCGAGCCCTGAAACGAAAAAAGCCAGGCAGAGCGCCCGGCTTCTTTCCCCGACTTAGATGTCGCGCTTACTTGGACTTGGACTCGGACTGGGCCGGAGCCGCGGGAGCGACAGGTGCGCCGTAGGGAGCGCCATAGGGGAAGGCATAATAGGGGAAGGCATAGGGAGCGCCGTAGACGCCATAGGGGTAGCCGTAGTAGGGATAGCCGTAACCGTAGTAGGGGTAGCCGTAGCCATAGCCGCGACCATAACCGCGGCCATAGCCGCGACCGCCGCCGCTCATGCTCATGTTGAAGTCGCCGTAGCCGTCACCGAAGAAGTCGTCCATCCAGTCGGTGAAGCCGGGACCACCCCAGCCCGGACCCCACCAGGCGGAAGCGGAAGCGGAAGCACCCAGCAGGGCGGCGACGGCAGCAGCGGTAGCAAGCTTTTTCATTAGAGAGTTCTCCAGATCGTTTTGTCGTTGGCAGCAAGCGTGGCCAGTACTGCATCGACCACGGGGAAAAGTGTATATTAGAAAATAATTAAATAAGAAATATTATTTACCGATCGAGTTGACGAAAATCATAGGCAAGGCTGATCGAAATGTCCAGCCATTCGTTTCGTGTGGCATTGTTCGAAAAGTGGCCGCGTGATTCAAGACCTTGCAGCCGCCATTCGTCGGTTCACAGCCGCCGCCGGACTTCGGTCAGATCCTCCCAGGCCTTGGCTTTCTGCTCGGGTGAGCGTAGCAGATAGGCGGGATGATAGGTCACGCGCAGCGGGATGCGGGCCGGGCCATAGTCGAACCAGCGTCCGCGCAGTTGCCCGACCGGGGTGTCGGTCTTGAGCAGATGCTGGGCCGAGATCCGTCCCACCGAGAGGATGACCTTGGGTTCGATCAGGGCCACCTGACGGTGCAGATAGGCTTGGCAGGCCAGCGCCTCGTCCGGCTTGGGATCGCGATTGCCGGGCGGACGGCACTTGAGCACGTTGGCGATGTAGACCTGTTCGCGGCTGAAGCCGATCGCCGCCAGCATCCGGTTCAGCAACTGCCCCGCCCGCCCGACGAATGGCTCGCCCTGACTGTCCTCGTCGGCACCCGGCGCCTCGCCGATGATCATCAGATCCGCGCGCCGATCACCGACACCGAAGACGGTCTTGGTGCGTGTCTCCCAGAGTCGACAGGCACGGCAGCCGCGCACGGCGGCATCCAGCGCGTCCCAATCCATGCGCTCGATCGGATTCACCGCTTCGGCCTCGAAGGCGGGCGGATGGCCCATGGCGTCACACTCATCCAGCAGCGCGGGCGAGTACTCCACCGACTCATCCAAGTCGGTGAACGGTAGAGGTTCCAAATCCGGTATGGACTCGACCGACTCAGTACGCTCGACCGGGACCGGCATGGCCGTGATCGCCTCGGGCATCGTGACCGGAGGCGCACGCAATTCCCAGACGCTCACGCCCATGGCCTCCAGATAGGCCAGCCGCCGCCCTTCGTCGAGCGGCGGCCGTTCGACCGGTGCGCGCGTCTCAGACATCGGCCGCCTGCGGATGGGCGCGCTCGGCCGGATGCAGGATCTTGTTGCAGGCGTTGATATAGGCCTTGGCTGAGGCGACCAGGATGTCGGTATCCGCGCCCTGACCGTTGACGATGCGCCCGCCCTTCTCCAGCCGCACCGTCACTTCGCCCTGGGCATCCGTGCCGCTGGTGATGGCGTTGACCGAGTAGAGCTTGAGCGTGGAGCCGGTCTGGACCAGACCCTCGATCGCCTTGAAGGTCGCATCGACCGGACCGCCGCCGGTGGCCGTGCCCGAGCGCTCCTCGCCGTCGAGCGCCAGCACCAGGGCGGCACTCGGGGTCTCGCCGGTCTCGGAACAGACGCGCATCGAGACCAGCTTGACGCGCTCGTTGGCCGTCTCCAGCGTGGTCTCTGTGACCAGTGCCTGCAAATCCTCGTCGAAGATCTCGTGCTTCTTGTCGGCCAGATCCTTGAAGCGGGCGAACGCAGCGTTCAGCTCCTCCTCGGAACCCAGTACCACGCCCAGCTCCTGCAAACGCGCGCGGAAGGCATTACGGCCCGAGTGCTTACCGAGCACCATGCGGTTCTCGCTCCAGCCGACGTCCTGGGCGCGCATGATCTCGTAGGTCTCGCGATGCTTGAGCACGCCGTCCTGATGGATGCCCGACTCGTGCGCGAAGGCATTGGCCCCGACCACGGCCTTGTTCGGCTGGACCGCGAAGCCGGTGATGCCCGAGACCAGACGCGAGCAGTTCATGATCTGGGTGGTGTCGAGCCGGGTGTCGCAGTCGAACAGATCCTGACGGGTGCGCACCGTCATCACGATCTCTTCGAGCGCCGCATTGCCAGCCCGCTCGCCGAGTCCGTTGATGGTGCACTCGACCTGACGCGCCCCGTTGCGCACGGCGGCGAGCGAGTTGGCCACGGCCAGACCCAGATCGTTGTGACAGTGGACCGAGAAGATGGCCTTGTCCGCATTCGGGATGCGCGCGCGCAGGGTGGCGATGAGTGAGCCGAACTGATCGGGGATGTTGTAGCCGACCGTATCCGGGATGTTCAGGGTGCGGGCGCCGGCGTCGATCACCGCTTCGAGAATCCGGCACAGGAAATCGATCTCGGAGCGTCCGGCATCCTCGGGCGAGAACTCAACGTCGTCGGTCAGATTGCGCGCGCGCTTGACCGCG comes from the Allochromatium tepidum genome and includes:
- a CDS encoding uracil-DNA glycosylase — its product is MSETRAPVERPPLDEGRRLAYLEAMGVSVWELRAPPVTMPEAITAMPVPVERTESVESIPDLEPLPFTDLDESVEYSPALLDECDAMGHPPAFEAEAVNPIERMDWDALDAAVRGCRACRLWETRTKTVFGVGDRRADLMIIGEAPGADEDSQGEPFVGRAGQLLNRMLAAIGFSREQVYIANVLKCRPPGNRDPKPDEALACQAYLHRQVALIEPKVILSVGRISAQHLLKTDTPVGQLRGRWFDYGPARIPLRVTYHPAYLLRSPEQKAKAWEDLTEVRRRL
- a CDS encoding glutaminyl-peptide cyclotransferase; amino-acid sequence: MKPGLALAALVMLWCGVALADSAPVLNYRVVASYPHDPSAFTQGLIFIDGRLYESTGNYGHSSLRRVDLETGRVEQEIRLAPNLFGEGLIYWRGRLVQLTWRERLGIIYNAKTFERRETFQYPGEGWGLTHDDRHWIMSDGTDELRFLDPETRNVVRRLKVRAGKRPVHRLNELEYIDGSIWANVWRSDHLLRIAPDSGQVTAVLDLTTLYPAGERESPEAVLNGIAHDAATGRLFVTGKYWPRLYTIVIEIAEP
- a CDS encoding sulfur globule family protein, which encodes MKKLATAAAVAALLGASASASAWWGPGWGGPGFTDWMDDFFGDGYGDFNMSMSGGGRGYGRGYGRGYGYGYPYYGYGYPYYGYPYGVYGAPYAFPYYAFPYGAPYGAPVAPAAPAQSESKSK
- a CDS encoding 2-isopropylmalate synthase, which encodes MSAKDHLIIFDTTLRDGEQSPGASMTRDEKVRIAKALEKLRVDVIEAGFPIASPGDFEAVKAVAEAVKDSRVCGLARALEADIDRAGEALKNANAGRIHTFIATSPIHMEKKLRMSPDQVLEQAVYAVKRARNLTDDVEFSPEDAGRSEIDFLCRILEAVIDAGARTLNIPDTVGYNIPDQFGSLIATLRARIPNADKAIFSVHCHNDLGLAVANSLAAVRNGARQVECTINGLGERAGNAALEEIVMTVRTRQDLFDCDTRLDTTQIMNCSRLVSGITGFAVQPNKAVVGANAFAHESGIHQDGVLKHRETYEIMRAQDVGWSENRMVLGKHSGRNAFRARLQELGVVLGSEEELNAAFARFKDLADKKHEIFDEDLQALVTETTLETANERVKLVSMRVCSETGETPSAALVLALDGEERSGTATGGGPVDATFKAIEGLVQTGSTLKLYSVNAITSGTDAQGEVTVRLEKGGRIVNGQGADTDILVASAKAYINACNKILHPAERAHPQAADV